A genomic window from Silene latifolia isolate original U9 population chromosome 11, ASM4854445v1, whole genome shotgun sequence includes:
- the LOC141613417 gene encoding uncharacterized protein LOC141613417, with protein sequence MTQQETPCERCGIAEHSTVECMSTIEQVHAFQSFKQGTPYSNFYNKRTREHLNFSYQSQNVLTPPLLQGQNSSYIIPQNRGNQPQVGYQRHNQGGQQMQSPQQTQNNDMSEIKAMLQKQMAASHKQKALITQLTTHNKMLDNEIAELSTSSRQPVMLPSQPEKPHDTANAIHHQSGLTYNGPEMPQDAEKVIIEELYLDTKEKYADEAAASNSDKWKSKAADPPIFIKVPFRGRLKNTKVEQQFGKFLEVVKYLERSFNKVETIAFTEECSALLQSKSPPKLKDPGSFSIPCTIGTLVIDKALCDLGASVSVMPYSVYEKLNMGHLKVTNVTLQMADRTVKRPLGVLEDVPVKIGKFFILVDFIVLDMAEDTQIPIILDRPLLHTTGAIIDVKQGRLTLEVGDDKVTFNLASTLAKPMIEDTCYAIDIVDKSMFHYWTGSLLGDPLKGLIALDDFAEDVQVYYRMMKAALKGKEFTIEKGEMVNAIMETSCATEVKITERKPLPYHLKYVFLDDSEQYPVIVNAKLDDNQLYALLVVLKKNRKALGYSLADLKYISPDFCMHGIELEEGHKPCQ encoded by the exons ATGACCCAACAGGAAACACCTTGTGAGCGATGTGGTATTGCAGAACATAGTACAGTTGAATGTATGAGCACCATAGAACAAGTCCATGCTTTTCAGTCCTTCAAACAAGGTACACCATACTCAAATTTTTATAATAAGAGGACTAGGGAGCATTTGAATTTCTCTTACCAAAGCCAAAATGTTCTTACTCCACCGCTGCTGCAAGGTCAGAATTCGTCATATATTATCCCTCAAAATCGTGGAAATCAACCACAAGTTGGTTATCAGAGGCATAATCAAGGAGGTCAACAGATGCAATCTCCTCAACAAACTCAGAATAATGACATGTCTGAAATTAAGGCCATGCTACAGAAACAGATGGCGGCTTCACATAAGCAAAAGGCCCTAATTACTCAATTAACGACACATAATAAGATGTTGGACAATGAAATTGCCGAATTATCTACTTCAAGTAGACAACCGGTTATGTTGCCGTCTCAGCCTGAGAAGCCGCATGACACGGCTAATGCAATTCATCATCAAAGCGGTCTTACTTATAATGGACCAGAGATGCCCCAAGACGCTGAAAAGGTCATAATTGAGGAGTTATATTTGGATACGAAAGAAAAGTACGCTGACGAAGCTGCT GCGTCTAATTCTGATAAATGGAAGAGTAAAGCTGCTGACCCACCAATTTTTATCAAGGTTCCTTTTCGAGGGCGCCTAAAGAATACAAAGGTCGAGCAACAATTCGGTAAATTCTTGGAGGTCGTCAAATATCTTGAG AGGAGCTTTAATAAAGTGGAGACCATTGCTTTTacagaagagtgtagtgcactcctaCAAAGTAAGTCTCCACCCAAGTTGaaggatccgggtagtttttccatTCCCTGTACCATAGGCACTCTTGTAATAGATAAAGCTTTATGTGATTtgggtgccagtgtcagtgtcatgccctattcggTTTACGAGAAACTGAATATGGGGCATCTTAAAGTTACCAACGTGACCCTACAAATGGCTGATCGGACAGTTAAGCGACCTTTAGGTGTATTAGAGGATGTCCCTGTTAAGATAGGTAAATTTTTCATACTTGTTGATTTCATTGTGTTAGATATGGCTGAAGATACTCAGATTCCTATAATCTTGGATAGACCATTGTTACATACAACAGGGGCTATTATTGATGTTAAACAGGGACGTTTGACTCTCGAGGTAGGGGATGATAAGGTGACATTTAATTTGGCTAGCACACTGGCTAAGCctatgatagaggatacatgttatgcTATAGACATTGTAGATAAATCTATGTTTCATTATTGGACGGGATCCCTTCTTGGGGACCCATTAAAAGGTTTAATAGCTCTTGATGATTTTGCAGAGGATGTACAGGTTTATTACAGGATGATGAAAGCTGCTCTAAAAGGTAAGGAGTTCACTATTGAGAAAGGTGAGATGGTAAATGCTATAATGGAAACTTCTTGTGCTACTGAGGTAAAGATAACAGAGCGTAAACCTCTTCCTTATCACCTTAAATATGTGTTTTTAGATGACTCCGAGCAATATCCTGTTATTGTTAATGCTAAACTTGATGATAACCAACTTTATGCTTTGTTGGtcgttcttaagaaaaacaggaaagctttaggATACAGTTTGGCTGACCTTAAGTACATCAGTCCCGACTTTTGTATGCATGGAATTGAGCTAGAGGAAGGACATAAGCCTTGCCAGTAG
- the LOC141613418 gene encoding uncharacterized protein LOC141613418 yields MDDFSVYGNDFDDCLANLEKVLQRCIEVNLVLNWEKCHFMVNEGIVLGNLVSDKGIQVDKAKVQVIEKLPPHVNVKGVRSFLGHVSFYRRLKQTLITAPIIQPLDWELPFEIMCDDSDYASGAVLDKKGTENLVVDHLSRLPLQEEGDSLPIDDSFPGDILLAISNAETPWYADYANFILGYLLHPDLSYQQRKRFLHDAKQYFWDDPYLFKEYADGLYKRCIPQYILVAVEYVSNWVEAVASVHCDAKTVIQLFKKVIFPRFGVPRVVISDGGMHFKEKQLTALLSKYGVEHRRGLGYHPQSSVQVEVSNRKLKEILDKIVSKSRKDWSMKLDDTLWTYRTAFKTPIGASPYHLVYGKSCHLPVELEHKPWWAVCELNFDSKLCGEKRLLQLDKLEEFRLNAYDSTRIYKEKTKRWYDK; encoded by the exons atggacgatttcagcgtATATGGTAATGATTTTGATGATTGTTTGgctaaccttgagaaagttttGCAGCGATGTATTGAGGTTAATTTAGTGctgaattgggagaagtgccattttatggttAATGAGGGCATTGTCCTTGGGAACTTAGTATCTGATAAGGGTATccaggttgataaagcaaaggtgcaagtgattgagAAATTGCCTCCTCATGTTAATGTTAAGGGAgttaggagtttccttggtcatgtgAGCTTTTACCGCCG gttgaagcagACTTTGATTACAGCACCCATCATTCAGCCTCTAGACTGGGAGCtgccttttgagattatgtgcgatgatAGTGATTATGCAAGTGGCGCGGTGCTAG ACAAGAAAGGCACTGAGAATTTGGTAGTTGATCATTTATCACGCCTACCATTGCAAGAAGAgggagattctttacctattgatgactctttccctggTGATATTTTGTTGGCTATTTCTAATGCTGAAACTCCTTGGTATGCTGATTATGCTAATTTTATTTTAGGTTATTTATTGCATCCTGACTTGTcatatcagcagaggaagcggttCCTTCATGACGcgaagcagtacttctgggatgatccttatctaTTTAAGGAATATGCCGATGGTCTTTACAAACGGTGTATACCGCA GTATATTCTAGTAGCTGTTGAATACGTGTCCAACTGGGTAGAGGCCGTTGCTTCGGTCCATTGTGATGCAAAGACTGTTATTCAACTTTTCAAAAAGGTAATCTTCCCTCGCTTTGGTGTCCCTCGAGTTGTCATCAGTGATGGTggtatgcattttaaagaaaaacaaCTTACTGCTCTTCTGTCCAAATATGGTGTAGAACaccgtagaggtttggggtatcatcctcaaaGTAGTGTTCAAGTAGAGGTTTCCAATCGAAAACTTAAAGAAATTTTAGATAAAATTGTATCTAAATCACGAAAAGATTGGAGTATGAAATTGGATGATACTTTATGGACATATAGGACTGcatttaagacaccgattggtgcatcgcCGTATCATTTAGTCTATGGTAAGTCTTGTCATTTGCCTGTGGAGTTAGAGCATAAACCATGGTGGGCAGTTTGTGAACTTAATTTTGATTCTAAACTGTGTGGTGAGAAACGTTTGTTGCAGTTAGATaagctagaggaatttaggttGAATGCCTATGACAGTACCCGTATCTATAAGGAGAAGACCAAGAGATGGTATGACAAGTGA